The following are encoded together in the Novipirellula galeiformis genome:
- a CDS encoding FAD-binding oxidoreductase, producing MNSTQQALPRLIERLPPGRVMQDAAFGVAFESDGLTAFHQKPLAVVIPETTEEVVTTVRWCHEAKIPFVARGSGTSLSGGSLPIAGGIVIALNRLKKILSLDPVNRTAVVQPGVVNIKVTQAALQHGLYFAPDPSSQTVCTIGGNVAFNSGGAHCLKYGMTSNHVTGMKVVLANGECVEFGSDSTDAIGPDYPGLFCGSEGLFGIATEITLRLLPKPEKFHTVLVGYRTLQAAGDAVSAVIESGLLPGAMEIMDALSIEAAEAAVNCGYPKGCAAVLIVELEGPRERVEYETEQLRTIIARTDPFAEHIATTEAERLSIWKGRKCVFSAVGHISPDFLVQDGVVPRNRLGEALVHIQEISRDSGIRVANVFHAGDGNLHPMILYDGNVAGEFHRAEEVCSRIIKMCIDMGGSITGEHGVGMEKRDFLPDMFDAATIELFHRIRGAFDPQEVANRGKMFPAADAPSLSMSGLHPLEKQGVISRE from the coding sequence ATGAATTCAACGCAGCAAGCCCTCCCACGTCTGATCGAACGATTGCCGCCTGGACGGGTGATGCAGGACGCGGCCTTTGGCGTGGCATTTGAATCGGATGGATTAACCGCGTTTCACCAAAAACCGCTGGCCGTGGTCATTCCCGAGACGACCGAGGAAGTCGTGACGACGGTTCGTTGGTGTCATGAAGCGAAGATTCCCTTCGTGGCCCGAGGCAGCGGGACGAGTCTCTCCGGGGGATCGCTGCCGATCGCTGGCGGGATTGTGATCGCATTGAATCGTTTGAAGAAAATCTTGTCGTTGGACCCCGTCAATCGCACCGCGGTGGTCCAGCCGGGCGTTGTGAATATCAAGGTCACGCAAGCCGCGTTACAACACGGGCTCTATTTCGCCCCGGATCCATCGAGTCAAACGGTTTGCACGATCGGCGGCAATGTCGCGTTTAACTCCGGCGGTGCCCATTGCCTGAAGTACGGGATGACGTCCAATCATGTCACCGGAATGAAAGTGGTGTTGGCCAACGGAGAGTGTGTCGAGTTTGGTTCGGACAGCACCGATGCGATCGGTCCCGATTATCCCGGGTTATTCTGCGGCAGCGAGGGATTGTTTGGGATCGCGACGGAGATCACGTTGCGATTGCTACCGAAGCCCGAAAAATTCCACACCGTCTTGGTCGGCTATCGGACGCTGCAAGCGGCCGGTGATGCCGTCTCCGCCGTGATCGAATCGGGATTGTTGCCCGGGGCCATGGAAATCATGGATGCGTTATCGATCGAGGCCGCTGAAGCGGCGGTCAATTGCGGCTACCCCAAAGGCTGTGCGGCCGTCTTGATCGTCGAACTCGAAGGTCCGCGTGAGCGAGTGGAGTACGAGACGGAGCAGTTGCGAACGATCATCGCGCGAACCGACCCGTTCGCCGAACATATCGCCACGACCGAAGCGGAACGGTTGTCGATTTGGAAAGGTCGCAAGTGCGTGTTTTCCGCCGTCGGCCACATCAGCCCCGATTTCCTCGTCCAAGACGGCGTGGTGCCTCGCAATCGTCTCGGCGAAGCACTCGTTCACATTCAAGAAATCTCGCGGGATAGCGGGATTCGAGTCGCGAATGTCTTTCACGCGGGCGATGGGAATCTGCATCCCATGATTCTGTACGATGGAAACGTCGCCGGTGAATTCCATCGCGCCGAAGAGGTCTGTAGCCGGATCATTAAAATGTGCATCGACATGGGCGGATCGATCACGGGCGAACATGGCGTGGGGATGGAAAAACGCGACTTTCTGCCTGACATGTTTGACGCCGCAACGATCGAGTTGTTCCATCGCATTCGCGGCGCATTTGATCCCCAGGAAGTTGCCAATCGCGGGAAAATGTTCCCCGCTGCCGATGCACCGTCGTTGTCCATGTCGGGCCTGCATCCGCTTGAAAAACAAGGAGTGATCTCGCGTGAGTAG
- a CDS encoding NAD(P)-dependent oxidoreductase codes for MTNVMNIAPGHTRIGWIGTGVMGASMCGHLIEKGFATTVYNRTRSKAQPLLDRGAAWADSPRGVAEQSDVVFAIVGFPRDVRQVFLCQNDGILAGCDEGNIIVDMTTSEPSLAVEINGFAKQQGVHWLDAPVSGGDLGARSGALSIMIGGEADVVAAVQPCFEAMGKTIVHQGPAGAGQHTKMVNQTLIATGMIGVCEALIYAHRAGLDLNTVLQSVGSGAAGSWSLSNLGPRIIENNFDPGFFVEHFIKDMGIVLAESRRMGLSMPGLALGEQLYQSVKAKGYGRCGTHALVLALAEMSGIDWENR; via the coding sequence ATGACCAACGTAATGAACATTGCCCCCGGACACACTCGCATCGGTTGGATCGGAACCGGGGTGATGGGCGCCAGCATGTGTGGGCACCTGATCGAAAAGGGATTCGCAACGACCGTTTACAATCGAACGCGTTCCAAAGCCCAACCGTTGCTCGATCGAGGGGCGGCGTGGGCCGATTCGCCGCGCGGCGTCGCCGAGCAATCCGATGTGGTATTCGCAATCGTCGGCTTTCCTCGCGATGTCCGGCAGGTTTTTCTGTGTCAGAACGACGGCATCTTGGCCGGTTGCGATGAAGGAAACATCATCGTCGATATGACGACCAGCGAACCTTCGTTGGCGGTCGAAATCAATGGGTTCGCCAAGCAACAGGGCGTTCATTGGCTCGATGCACCGGTTTCCGGAGGCGATCTCGGTGCTCGCTCCGGAGCGTTGTCGATCATGATCGGAGGGGAAGCTGACGTGGTCGCGGCGGTGCAACCATGCTTCGAAGCGATGGGCAAAACGATCGTGCATCAAGGCCCAGCCGGGGCAGGCCAACATACCAAAATGGTCAATCAAACGTTGATCGCCACGGGGATGATTGGCGTGTGCGAAGCACTGATCTATGCACATCGCGCAGGCTTGGATCTGAACACCGTGCTGCAATCGGTCGGTTCGGGTGCCGCGGGCAGTTGGTCGCTGAGCAATTTGGGGCCTCGGATCATCGAAAACAATTTTGATCCTGGCTTCTTTGTCGAACATTTTATTAAAGACATGGGCATCGTCCTTGCCGAAAGTCGCCGCATGGGACTTTCGATGCCGGGGCTCGCCTTGGGCGAGCAACTCTATCAATCGGTCAAAGCGAAGGGCTACGGCCGCTGTGGCACCCATGCGTTGGTCCTAGCCCTGGCCGAGATGTCGGGGATCGATTGGGAAAATCGATAA
- a CDS encoding FAD-binding protein: protein MSSNAALQPNSIDEVRDAVLASTRVKVVGNQTKPPLCSHHDSCDVVSLGQLSGVVEYQPSEYTFTALAGTKVSEVAEVLAERGQYLPFDPMRIRAGATLGGTIASGLSGPGRFRYGSIRDFLIGAKLMLGDATVVHVGGKVVKNAAGFDIPKLLVGSAGELGAMLEVTFKVFPKPPATATLKLPCESSQQATDRMADAALRRWELDAIDYHYDTSTLYMRQRGPAEANRLIAAEIESQFGNLERLDEDEANALWNSITELNWSGDGSHVVKIPSTTRHAATLCDTIAAAMPIQLHISGCGNVVWAALTEEDGLDELESLLVTHNHRGLCVCGPSNRTKLNPHNETNIEAAVQQAFDPTGRFKS, encoded by the coding sequence GTGAGTAGTAACGCAGCCCTGCAACCCAATTCCATTGACGAAGTTCGAGACGCGGTGCTAGCGTCAACACGGGTCAAGGTCGTTGGCAATCAAACCAAACCGCCGCTTTGCTCGCACCATGATTCCTGCGACGTGGTCTCGCTTGGCCAACTCAGTGGTGTGGTGGAATACCAACCTTCGGAGTACACGTTCACCGCATTGGCGGGAACGAAGGTCTCGGAGGTCGCGGAAGTGCTGGCCGAACGCGGCCAATATTTGCCTTTCGATCCGATGCGGATCCGCGCGGGGGCAACCTTGGGCGGTACGATCGCTTCGGGGCTGAGTGGGCCCGGACGATTTCGCTACGGTTCAATTCGCGACTTCTTGATCGGCGCGAAGTTGATGTTGGGCGACGCAACGGTCGTTCATGTTGGCGGCAAAGTGGTCAAAAACGCCGCTGGGTTTGATATCCCGAAACTGTTGGTGGGAAGTGCGGGCGAACTCGGTGCCATGCTCGAGGTCACCTTCAAGGTGTTCCCGAAACCGCCCGCCACAGCGACGCTCAAGTTGCCCTGCGAGTCATCGCAACAAGCGACCGATCGTATGGCCGACGCGGCGCTGCGTCGCTGGGAGTTGGATGCCATCGATTATCACTACGACACGTCGACACTCTATATGCGTCAACGCGGACCGGCTGAGGCTAACCGATTGATCGCAGCGGAAATCGAATCGCAATTTGGTAATCTTGAACGCCTCGACGAAGACGAAGCCAATGCCTTATGGAATTCGATCACCGAATTGAATTGGAGTGGCGACGGCAGTCACGTTGTCAAAATCCCCAGCACGACCCGACACGCAGCGACGTTGTGCGATACGATTGCCGCGGCGATGCCGATCCAGCTGCACATTAGTGGATGTGGCAACGTCGTTTGGGCAGCGTTGACGGAAGAGGATGGGCTCGATGAATTGGAATCGCTGCTCGTCACCCACAACCATCGCGGGCTCTGCGTTTGCGGTCCCTCCAACCGTACGAAGCTGAACCCGCACAACGAAACGAACATCGAGGCCGCCGTTCAACAGGCATTCGATCCCACCGGCCGATTTAAATCGTAG